In the genome of Tsukamurella paurometabola DSM 20162, the window AACGCCGATCACCCTCCCGGAAGAGCAGAAGGAGGTGCGCATCGACCTGCCGGTGGATGCGCACATCCCACCCGACTACGTCACCAGCGATCGACTCCGCCTGGAGGCCTACCGCAAGCTGGCAGCGGCGCACGATGATTCGGCTGTCGCCGAAGTACTCACCGAGCTCACCGACCGATACGGGCCGCCCCCGGTCGAGGTGGAACGGCTGGCCGCGATCGCCCGACTGCGATCGCTGGCCCGGGCCGCCGGCGTCACCGAGGTCAGCGTGAGCGGCACCACCGTTCGCGTCTCTCCGATGGAACTGCGGGACTCACAACAGCTCCGGCTCAAACGGCTCTATCCGGGCGGCTCGTACCGGGCCACCACACGCACCGTCACCTTCCCGATCCCCCGCGTCGAAGGCGGCGGCGTCGGCAGCGAGCGAGTACGCGATATCGCACTGCTCCAGGTGGTCGCGGACTTCCTGGCGGCGATGGACGGCAAGGGCGCGGGTTACTGGCGCCTCGATCAGCCACCGCGCGCCGCGGCACCGGCGGAGGCCGGTGCATGAGCGGCACCATCGTCCTCCTCGACCCGGCCCTCCCCGGCTACGTACCGATCGAGGCCGTCGCCCACCTGAGCGCCGGATCGGTGTTCTACACCGAAGAGCTTCCCGTCCGCGTGGCATGGAACCTGCCCGGCGCGCGCCCGGTGCTCGACGGTGCCGTGCCGGCGGACGCCGTCATCGTCTCGTCCGACCCCGAGCATCCCGCGGTTGTCACGCTCCGGGCGGCGGGTGCCGATGTGATCACCGGCCGCCGGCCCGCCGGGCTGGATGTGCTCGACGCGGTCGCCCTGATCGATACGCTGCGCACCGTCGGGCCGTGGGAATCGGAGCAGACCCATGCGAGCCTGCTGCGCTATCTGGTCGAGGAGACCTACGAACTCGCCGACGCGGTGAGCGCGCTCGAGACTTCCGAGTCCGGGGACGCCGAGCGGGCCGAGCTGCGCAGCGAGCTGGGCGACCTGCTGCTGCAGGTGATCTTCCACGCGCGGATCGCGCAGGAGGCGAGCCGCGGCCCCTTCGGCATCGATGAGGTCGCGCGCACCCTGACCGCGAAGGTGCGCCGCCGCACCCCGCACCTGGCCGATGGGACCGAGGTTGACGTGGCGACCCAGGCCGATAATTGGGAACGACAGAAGCAACTCGAGAAGCAGGAGCGCGACGAGGCGTCCGTGCTCGACTCCATTTCGCTCGGGCAGCCCGCGCTCGCCCTGGCCGGGAAAATCTTCGAGCGGCTCCGGTCCGCGGGCTTCCCCGCCGAGCTGGTGCCCGAGTATGTGCGGACCATCACCGTAGACCCGGCGGCCCAGGACCGGTCGGCGGAGCTGGAGTATCGCGAGCGGCTCCTCGACTTCGTGGCTCGAGTACGTTCGGCCGAGGCCCGGATGGCATCCGGCGAGGTAGACTCGTGGGCCTCAGCCTGGGATGACGCTCCCACCGGGAACCCCGAGGGCCCCGCCGGACGTTGATCCGATATTCGGACACAAGGAAGCTCGACCACAGCATGATCAGTACCCGCGTGCGCGCGGCCGTCGTCGCGGTCGCGGCGATGACACTCGCCTCGTGCGGAGCTATCGGTCAGCGCATAGACATCCCCGACGGCATCCCGCCCGGCCCCGGTGCCCCGGTGCCGTACATCAACGTCAACGGTCCCGGCCGTACCGCGGAACTGCTCCGCGACTGGGCGACGCCGATCAGCGTGGCGACGGGCATCCCCCGGATCTCGCTCGAGGCTTACGGCAATGCCGCCGAAGCGATGCGCCAGCGCACCCCCGAGTGCGGGATCGCGTGGACGACGCTCGCCGGGATCGCCTTCATCGAGAGCAAGCACGGGACCTTCCGCGGCGCCACCGTCGCGCCCGACGGCAAGGTGTCGCCGCCGATCCGTGGCGTACCGCTCGACGGCACCAACGGTAACCAGGAGATCCTGGCCACCGGCACCGACCCGCACCGGCCGAACGCGAAGTACGACGCCGCCATGGGGCCCTTCCAGTTCATCCCCGAAACCTGGAAGCGGTTCGGCGTGGATGCCAACGGCGACGGTCGGCCGGATCCCGACAACATCGACGACGCCGCACTCACCGCAGCCCGGTACCTGTGCGTATCGGGCGGCGACCTCACCACTGCCCGGGGATGGGAGAAGGGCGTGATGGTCTACAACCAGTCGCGCAAGTACCTCGTGGACGTACGTGACGCCGCCGCGGCGTACTCGGTGAACGTCCAGCCCTGATTCCCAGCGCACCCGCACGGTGCTGGCACCGGATTCCCAGGATCACATCGCAGGATTCGGGTATGTCGAACACAGCCAAAGCCCTCGTCGCCGGCATTATCGTGCTGACCGGCCTCGCCGTTCCCGCCGCCGCGTCCGCAGACACGCCGCAGATGTACGACCCGTGCGCTGCCACCCTGGAGGGGCAGCGGATCACGACCCCCTCGGGCGACACGCTCGAGTGCGTCGCCACGGATGTCGGCACCGGCTACGACTGGGAAGAGCCGAACTGATGGCGAGGATCAGTGCGCCAGCCGGAATTCGAGAGAGCGCGCGGTCCCGGCGGCATTACCCGCCGCGACCAGTTCGGCGTTCGCATCGGTGATCACCGCCTGGAGTTCCCCCGGAGCCATCCCGAGCTTATCGGCGTGAATATGGAGATCCGCGGCCAAGTCGTAGAGCAACGAGCCGAGGGCGCGCCGGTAGTGGCCCTCGGGATCGCCACTGTTCGCAGCGTTGTGCCCCAGTTGATTGAGCAGATTCCGGAGATCGTTGCGATTCCTGCGTGATTCTTCGCCGGAGGATTGATCCTGGTCTGACAATGCAGGCTCTGACATGCACATCAGGTTATGCAAGAAAATTAGAATGTCGCAACACGAAGACGAGAATTGCAATTCCACCGCATAGCCGAAGCTCTCCCGCCAGGACTCGAACCTGGAATGTCTGAACCAAAATCAGAAGTGTTGCCGATTACACCACGGGAGACCGCCGGCCCCGCGACACGCGCGCGGCCACCGCCAAGCATTGTGCCACGCCCGCCCGCGCTCGGCGTTCTCGTAGGATCGCACCCGATGAAGACGCGCAGCGAACCCCGAGGAGCCATCCGATGACGAACGGCACGGCGGTAGTGATCCTCGCCGCAGGCGCGGGCACCCGGATGCGCTCGAAGACCCCCAAAGTGCTCCACGTCATCGCGGGGCGCACCCTGCTCGGCCACGCCCTGCACGCCGCGTCCGGCACCCGCCCCGATCACCTGGTCGTGGTCGTCGGCCACGACCGGGAGCGGGTCTCCGAGGCGGCCCTCGGGACCGCCTCCGAACTGGACCACGAGATCCTGGTCGCCGTCCAGGAGGAGCAGCGCGGGACCGGCGACGCCGTGCAGGCCGGCCTGTCGGTGCTACCCGCCGGCTTCTCGGGCACCGTGATCGTGACCGCCGCCGACGTACCGCTCCTCGACACGGCGACACTCTCCGAGCTGCTCGTCACGCACACCTCCGGTGACGGCGCCGCCGTCACCGTGCTCACCACCGCGGTCGACGACCCCACCGGCTACGGCCGCGTGCTGCGCACGCAGGACGGACAGGTCACCCAGATCGTCGAGCAGAAGGACGCGACGCCCGAACAGCTCGCGATCACGGAGATCAACTCCGGTGTGTACGCCTTCGATCACGCCCAGCTCGTTGCCGCACTGGCTCAGCTGCGGCCCGACAATTCGCAGGGCGAGTTGTACCTCACCGACGTCATCGGCATCGCCCGCGCGTCCGGCCAGTTGGTGCGCGGCGACCACATCGACGACGACATGCTGGTGGCCGGATGCAACGACCGGATCCAGCTCTCCCAGCTCGGCCGGGAACTGAACCGCCGGATCGTCGAGCGGCACCAGCTGGGCGGCGTCACCGTCGTCGACCCGGCGAGCACCTACATCGACGTCGATGTCGAGATCGCGCCCGACGTGGTGATCCAGCCCGGCACGCACTTGCGCGGCGCCACGTCGATCGCCGAGGACGCGGTGATCGGTCCCGACACCACCCTGGTCGACACGGAGGTCGGCGCCGGGGCCAGCGTGCTCCGCAGCGAGGTGCACCTGTCCGTGATCGGCGAGAACGCCACCGTCGGACCGTTCAGCTACCTGCGGCCCAACACCGACCTGGGCCCCAAGGGAAAGATCGGCGCCTTCGCCGAGACGAAGAACGCGCGGATCGGGACGGGCAGCAAGATCCCGCACCTGAGCTACATCGGCGATGCCACCATCGGCGAGGGCAGCAACATCGGATGCGCCACGGTGACGGTGAATTACGACGGGGTGAACAAACATCGAACCGTGATCGGCGACCATGTGCGCATCGGCTCGGACACGATGCTGATCGCGCCGGTGGAGGTGGGCGACGGGGCGTACAGCGGGGCGGGTACCGTGATCAAGCGCGACGTGCCGCCGGGAGCCCTGGCGGTCTCCGCCGCGGATCAGCGAAACATCGAGGAATGGGTACTTCGCCGGCGCCCGGGCACGAGCTCAGCCGACGCAGCCCAGAAGGCTATCGCGAGGATTGACGAGCAGTGAACAACTGGATCGATAACCAGAAGAACCTGATGCTGTTCTCGGGCCGTGCCCACCCCGAGCTGGCGCAGCAGGTCGCCGACGAGCTCGGTGTCGAGGTCACCCCGCAGACGGCACGCGATTTCGCCAACGGCGAGATCTTCGTCCGATTCGAGGAGTCCGTGCGCGGCAGCGACGCCTTCGTGCTGCAGAGCGCGCCGTACCCGGTCAATCAGTGGGTCATGGAGACGCTGATCATGATCGACGCGCTCAAGCGCGGTTCGGCGAAGCGGATCACCGCGATCCTGCCGTTCTATCCGTACGCCCGCCAGGACAAGAAGCACCGCGGCCGCGAGCCCATCTCCGCCCGCCTCATCGCCGACCTGTTCAAGACCGCGGGAGCCGACCGGATCATCACCGTCGACCTGCACACCGACCAGATCCAGGGCTTCTTCGACGGCCCCGTCGACCACATGCACGCGCAGACGATGCTGGCCGACTACGTGCGCGAGCACTACGGCACCGACAACATGGTGGTCGTGAGCCCCGACGCCGGTCGCGTCAAGGTGGGTGAGAAGTGGGCCGACGCGCTCGACGGTGCGCCGCTGGCCTTCGTGCACAAGACTCGTGACCCCAACGTCGCCAACCAGGTCAAGAGCAACCGCGTCGTGGGCGACGTCGCCGGCCGCACCTGCGTGCTGATCGACGACATGATCGACACCGGCGGCACGATCGCCGGCGCCGTCGGCGTGCTCAAGGAGGCCGGCGCTAAGGACGTGATCATCGCGACCACGCACGGCGTCTTCTCCGAGCCCGCCACCGAGCGGCTCGCGAACTGCGGCGCGCGCGAGGTGATCGCGACCAACACGCTCCCGATCCCGGCAGAGAAGCACTTCCCCACGCTCACCGTGCTGCCGATCGCCCCGCTGCTCGCCCGCACCATCCGCGAGGTGTTCGAGAACGGCTCGGTGACCAGCCTGTTCAACGGCAACGCGTAGGCGCCCGGACGAGGTGGCGAGCATGGATGCGACGATCTACCACAACCCCCGCTGCACCAAGTCCCGCCAGGCACTCGCCCGGCTGGAGGAGGCCGGGGCGACGGTGACCGTGGTCAAGTACCTCGACCAGGTTCCGTCCAAGGCGCAGCTGAGAACGCTGATCGAGGACGCCGGGCTCACCGTGCGGCAGGCGGTACGCACCCGCGAGGCCGAGTACAAGGACCTCGGGCTGGCCGATGCCACCGACGATCAACTGCTCGACGCAATGATCGCGCACCCGAAGCTGATCGAGCGGCCCTTCGTGGTGACCGGCAAGGGCACCCGGATGGCCCGCCCCACCGAGGCGATCGACGAGATCCTCTAGCGAAGGCCGATGCTTTTCCGGCAGCTCGAGTACTTCGTCGCCCTGGCCCGGGAGCGTCACTTCGCCCGTGCCGCGAGCGCCTGTTACGTCTCGCAGCCCGCGCTGTCGGAAGCGATCCGCAAGCTCGAACGCGAGCTCGACGTGCCGCTGGTGCTTCGCGGCTCCTCGTTCGAGGGCCTGACCCCCGAGGGTGAACGGCTGGTCCCCTGGGCGCGACGCATCCTGGCCGACCGGGATGCACTCGAACACGAGGTGACCGCGCTACGCACCGGGTTGACGGGGGAACTCACGCTCGGGGTGATCCCGGCGGCCGCGACATCGGCCACCCAACTCACCGACCCGTTCTGCGCCGCGCACCCCCTGGTCCGGGTGCGGATGTGGGCGGGGTTGCGCTCGGCCGATGTGGTCGAGCGGATCCGCCGGTTCGAGCTGGATGCCGGGATCATCTACCCCGACGGGATCGATGCGGACGGGCTCACCGTGACACCGTTGTACACCGACCGGCACGTCGTGCTCGCCCACGAGGATCTGCTACCCGAGGGCGACGGTGCGCTCTCGTGGTCCGATGCGGCCCAACTACCGATGTGCCTGCTGCACAGCGGAATGCGCGGTCGAGACCTGATCGACGAGGTGGCCACAGCACACGGCGTACGGTTCGCGCCGCGCCTGGAATCGGATTCCGTTGCCACGCTCGTCGCGATGGTGGGCGCCGGCCGGTGGGCCACGATCGTGCCGCGGGCCTGGCTCGCGACCTACCGCGCACCGTCGGACACCCGGGTGGTCGAACTGGCCGCACCGCCCGGCGAGCTGGGCGATCGCGCCGAGCTCGCGGCACGGGTGGCCCTGGTGCGCCAGGCTGGGGAGCCCGAATCGGTGCTCGCCCGAGCGCTCGCGGACAGCGCCCCGAACGGCGGCTGACCCCCGGGCTGGGGTGATCGGCGCCGCCTATCGGGCGAGCGGAAACCGGTATTGGACGTGCCCGCGGATCGGCGGGAGAGTGGTTTCAGAGGGACGAAATCGGTTCTCCCCCTCGCCGATTCAAGGAGTGATCATGGCGAAGATTCTGTGTGTCCTGTACCCCGACCCGGTTACCGGCTACCCGCCCGAGTACGCCCGAGACTCCATTCCGATGGTCGAGGCCTACCCCGACGGGCAGCCGATGCCCTCCCCCGCCACGATCGACTTCACCCCGGGTGAGCTCCTCGGCTGCGTCTCCGGCGAACTGGGCCTGCGGAAGTACCTGGAGGCCGCGGGCCACGAACTGGTCGTGACCTCCGACAAGGACGGCGCCGAGTTCGAGCGCCACCTCGCGGACGCGGAAGTGGTGATCTCACAGCCCTTCTGGCCCGCCTACCTCTCCGCCGAGCGGATCGCCAAGGCACCCAACCTCAAGCTCGCCCTCACTGCCGGAATCGGTTCCGACCACGTCGATCTCGATGCCGCGATCAAATCCGGTATCACCGTGGCCGAGGTCACCTACAGCAACTCGATCAGCGTGGCCGAGCACGCCGTGATGCAGATCCTCACGCTGGTGCGCAACTTCGTCCCCTCGTACAAGTGGGTCATCGAGGGCGGCTGGAACATCGCCGACTGCGTGGAACGCGCCTACGACCTGGAGGGCATGGACGTCGGTGTCATCGCGGCGGGCCGCATCGGCCAGGCGGTCCTGCGCCGGCTGGCGCCGTTCGGGGTGCGGCTGCACTACTTCGACACCCGACGGCTGCCGCTGGAGCTGGAGCAGGAGCTGAATCTCACCTTCCACGATTCGGTCGAATCCCTGGTGTCCTCCGTCGACGTGGTGGACGTGCACGCTCCCCTGCACCCGTCGACCTACCACATGTTCGACGCCGATCTGCTGGCCACGATGCGCCGCGGCTCGTACATCGTGAACACCGCGCGCGCCGAGATCATGGTCCGCGACGATGTGGTGGCCGCCCTCGAATCGGGCCGCCTGGCCGGATACGCCGGCGATGTCTGGTACCCGCAGCCGCCGGCCGCCGACCACCCGTGGCGCACCATGCCCCACCACGCCATGACCCCGCACGTCTCCGGCACCACGCTGTCGGCGCAGGCCCGGTATGCGGCCGGTGCCCGGGAGATCCTGGAGGACTTCTTCGCCGGGTCCCCGATCCGCGACGAGTACCTCATCGTCGACGGAGGTGCGCTCGCCGGAGTCGGCGCGGCTTCGTACACCGCGGACGGCAAGGCCAGCCCTGGCGCCGGAGCCTGAGTCCGGCCCACCACCCCGTCAGGCCGGGCGACCGAGCCCGGCCCGGCGGGGCCGGCTACGCACCAGCAACGCCACCAGGATGCCGGCACTGACCCCGATCACCGTGTCCACACCGCGGTAGGTGAGCATTCGGATCGGGTCGGTGGGCGAGGCCAGTTCGGTCATCAGCATGACCAGCGGGGTGAAGAAGCCGATCGCAACGGCGTAGTGCCGCGCCATGTACAGCTCCGTCGGGAACAGCAGGGCGATCGCCGCCAGCGCGAGCGCGGCGGGCCCGGGGTCCAAGGCCAGGAGACCGGCGGCCACCAGTAGACCCACGAAGGTCCCCACGATCCGGTGCATCGCCCGCCCCGACACCAGCCGGAACTCCGAATCGGACGGTCTACCCGCATCGATCACCGCGAGCGGAACCGCGGCCGCGGCCATCGCCCAGTTCGCGTGGTCGACGCCCAACATGATCCCGATACCGCCGGCGAGCCCCACGGCCAGGGCGTAGCGCAACGCGTGCGTCCCCACGCCCCGAGCGGGACGCCGGACGACCAGGGCGATCCCGTCCCACCACGGACGGCCGCGGAACGGATCCGGGCGGCCGATGGCTCCGACGACGATCGCGAACAGCACGGTAGCGAGGCAGATCGCCACCGCCTGGCCGGGCGGTGCAAGCGACGGGGGCAGGGTGGCGGTGGCTCCCATCGCGAACAGGAAGAAGAACGGTCCTGCGGGCCTCAGTCGCACCGCATCGGCCAGCACGGAGCAGAACGTGGCGAAGACGACACCGACCACCACCAGGACCCACGGCGGCGCGTGCTGATGCGCGAGCATGACGCCCAGCAGTTCGCCCAGCGTGAGCAGGCCGCCGGCTTGTATCTGGTGCACGATCCGCGGGCGGCCCGACTCACCGCGACCGTACATCCCGGCGAACGCGCCGAACACCGCATAGACGAGCAACTCAGGGCGGCCCCATGCGATCAGCAGCAGTCCCGGCACGAGCAATGCCAGCGCCACCCGGAAGGCATGGCCGCCGTCACGCAGATCGGGCCGGTAGCGCGCCGGCATGGATTCGACGGCGGAGCGCCAGGACAACCGCACCAGCGGACGCGCGGGCGGTGTCAGATACCGGCGGTGAGTACCGCCGCCACGATGGCGCACACCGCCGAACCGGTGACCGCGCCTGCGGCGATCAGGGCGTTGCTGGTGTACGTCGCATCGGAAGCGGGACGGCGGGGCGTCGAGATCGCACACGCGAACCCGAGGCCGGCGAGTGCGGCGATCCCCAACAGCACCACAGCGATCCAGGTCATCATCGTCTCCCATCCGCATCCGGCCGGGAGGACGAGCGACAGCCTCCCTTGCGATCATCATCGCACGGCATCGATTTGTCGCGGTCGATCGCTTCCCCCTGCCCCTGACGAAAGGCTCGGTTAGTGTGAAAAATGTGACGCGCCCTCAACCGGTTCTCACACCGCTGTCCACGGCGGCGATGTTCCTCGTGGCCACCATCGAGCAAGGGCGATCCGCCGAAGTCCGCGATACGCTCGGCGACCTTTCGGGTCTCGTGCGGTCGGTCTCGTTCCGGTATCCGGACAAACGCCTCGCTCTCATCACCTCGATCGGCTCCGACGCCTGGGACGGCATGTTCACCGGACCACGACCGCGCGGGCTGCACCCGTTCGTCGCTCTCGACGGTCCGCGGCACCATGCCCCGTCGACCCCGGGCGATCTGCTGTTGCACATCAAGGCCGAATCGCTGGACATGTGCTTCGAGCTGTCGTCGCGGATCGTCGCTGCGTTCGACGGTGCGATCACTGTGATCGACGAGGTGCACGGCTTCCGGTTCTTCGACAACCGCGATCTGCTGGGCTTCGTCGACGGCACCGAGAACCCATCGGGCGAGGTGGCGGTGGCCGCGACCACGGTGGGCGACGAGGATCCCGACTTCGCGGGCGGCAGCTACGTGCACGTCCAGAAGTACCTGCACGACATGGCGGCCTGGCGGGCGCTCAGTGTGGAGGACCAGGAGAAGGTGATCGGCCGCACCAAACTCGAGGACATCGAGATGGACGACGACGTGAAACCGGCGAACTCGCACATCGCGCTCAACGTGATCACCGACGAGCAGGGCAACGAACTCAAGATCGTTCGACAGAACATGCCGTTCGGGCAGGTGGGCACCGCCGAGTTCGGCACCTACTTCATCGGCTACGCCCGCGACCCCGAGGTCACGGAACGGATGCTGCGCAACATGTTCCTGGGCGACCCTCCCGGCAACACCGACCGCGTGCTCGACTTCTCCACCGCGCACACCGGGTGCCTGTTCTTCACACCACCGGCAGACTTCCTCGACGATCCGCCGCCCGCGCCGGCCGAGGCCGACGAGAACTCCCCCACCGAACCGGAGAACCCGGACGGTTCCCTCCAGATCGGCAGCCTGAAAGGAAGCGATCGATGAACAACCTGTACCGCGACCTCGCCCCCGTCACCTCCGCCGCGTGGTCGGAGATCGAGACCGAGGCCACCCGCACCTTCAAACGCAATATCGCCGGCCGCCGCGTCGTGGACCTCGGCGATCCGCTCGGCCCCACCGCCAGCGCGGTGGGCACCGGACACCTGCTCGAGGTCGGCGGTCCCGCCGAAGGCGTGCAAGCCCATCTGCGCGACAGTCGGCCGCTGGTGCGATTGCGTGTCCCGTTCACACTGAGCCGCAAAGCGATCGACTCGGTCGAGCGGGGCGCACAGGACGCCGACTGGGACCCGGTCAAGGATGCAGCACGCAGCCTGGCCTATGCGGAGGACCGCGCCATCTTCGAGGGCTACCCCGATGCTTCGATCCCCGGCATCCGCACCACCGCCGCCGGCAGCGATCTCAAGCTGCCCGACGATCCGCGCGATATCCCCGATGTGGTCTCGCAGGCCCTCTCCGACCTGCGGCTCGCCGGTGTCGACGGCCCGTATTCCGTACTGCTGTCGGCCGACGTGTACACCCGGGTGAGCGAGACCTCGGATCATGGCTACCCGGTCCGCGAGCACCTCAACCGCCTGGTCGATGGAGACATCATCTGGGCGCCCGCCATCGACGGCGCCTTCGTGCTCACTACTCGCGGCGGCGATTTCGACCTCCGGCTGGGCACCGACGTGGAGATCGGGTACCTCTCGCACACCGCCGACACCGTCGATTTGTACCTGCAGGAGACCTTCACCTTCCTGGCCTACACCCCCGAAGCCGCGGTGCCGCTCACCGCCTGATCTCACGCTCCACCCGTTCCGCCACCTTCCGATGAACAAGAAAGCAGTGAAATGAGTGATCTCGACGGCGTTTTCGATGACATCTTCCAGCGGTTCTTCGGGAACTCGGTGGGACGCCCGTCCGTGCAGCGGGTTGACCTGAACCGGCTCCTCAACGACCAGGCGAAGAACCTGCTCGCCGAGGCCCAGGTGGCGGCGGCGGACTGGGGCAACAGTGAGATCACCCCGGAGCACTTGCTGTACGCGGCCGCCGTGAACGAGCCGACCCGCGAGATCATCGTCCGGGTCGGGCTCGATCCGGATCGTGTCGCCTCCACCATGGAGACTGCAGCGAAGGCGAGCGCGAATCCCGAGGGCGCCGACGGCGCACCGTCGCTCAGCCCGGCCTCGCGGCGCGCGCTGCGTGTGGCCCAGCAACAGGCGGCGCACTCCGGACAGTCGTACGTGGGCCCCGAACACATTCTGCTGGGCATCGCCGACAATCCGGATACCGTTGCAGCACAAACCCTTGCGGGCGGCGGCATTTCCTCGGGCCAGTCGGTTCCCGGTAAGGGCGGCAAGGCCGGGAAGCCGGGACAGCAGGCGCAGGCGGCACAGGGACCGAGCAGCACGCCAACGCTCGATGAGTACGGCCGCGACCTCACTGCGGAGGCTCGCGCCGGCAAGGTCGACCCGGTGGTCGGCCGCGCCGAGGAGATCGAGCAGACCATCGAGATCCTCTCCCGCCGCCGCAAGAACAACCCCGTTCTGATCGGCGACCCGGGCGTCGGTAAGACCGCCATCGTCGAAGGGCTGGCCCAGCGGATCGTCAACGACGATGTGCCGAAGACACTGGCCGGACGCCGCGTGATCGCGCTCGACCTGAGTTCCATGGTGGCGGGCAGCAAGTACCGCGGCGAGTTCGAGGAACGGCTGACCAAGGTGCTCGACGAGGTGCGCGAGCACTCGGACGAACTGGTGGTGTTCATCGACGAGCTGCACACGATCATCGGCGCGGGCGGCGGCGGCGAAGGCTCCATGGACGCCGGCAACATGCTCAAGCCGGCGCTGGCCCGTGGCGAGCTGCATACCATCGGTGCCACCACGATCGACGAGTACCGCAAGTACATCGAGAAGGACGCCGCGCTCGAACGCCGGTTCCAGCCGGTGA includes:
- a CDS encoding Dyp-type peroxidase produces the protein MKNVTRPQPVLTPLSTAAMFLVATIEQGRSAEVRDTLGDLSGLVRSVSFRYPDKRLALITSIGSDAWDGMFTGPRPRGLHPFVALDGPRHHAPSTPGDLLLHIKAESLDMCFELSSRIVAAFDGAITVIDEVHGFRFFDNRDLLGFVDGTENPSGEVAVAATTVGDEDPDFAGGSYVHVQKYLHDMAAWRALSVEDQEKVIGRTKLEDIEMDDDVKPANSHIALNVITDEQGNELKIVRQNMPFGQVGTAEFGTYFIGYARDPEVTERMLRNMFLGDPPGNTDRVLDFSTAHTGCLFFTPPADFLDDPPPAPAEADENSPTEPENPDGSLQIGSLKGSDR
- a CDS encoding family 1 encapsulin nanocompartment shell protein, giving the protein MNNLYRDLAPVTSAAWSEIETEATRTFKRNIAGRRVVDLGDPLGPTASAVGTGHLLEVGGPAEGVQAHLRDSRPLVRLRVPFTLSRKAIDSVERGAQDADWDPVKDAARSLAYAEDRAIFEGYPDASIPGIRTTAAGSDLKLPDDPRDIPDVVSQALSDLRLAGVDGPYSVLLSADVYTRVSETSDHGYPVREHLNRLVDGDIIWAPAIDGAFVLTTRGGDFDLRLGTDVEIGYLSHTADTVDLYLQETFTFLAYTPEAAVPLTA